The Watersipora subatra chromosome 1, tzWatSuba1.1, whole genome shotgun sequence genome has a window encoding:
- the LOC137409044 gene encoding E3 ubiquitin-protein ligase Su(dx)-like translates to MDASSTYSQLNVTISHAEITNTPALYSSKPDPYIELSIDGQSARRTEVIKKNSSPKWDEIFTVLVTPTAKLCFKVLNKNTLRTDTVLGECEVDVCEQLRKSGGKFKSYKLQLEVKGEFKGSSHDAGVLNIVLNGMDIKLDSLPPVTNGSPAGGIQGAGEGSTPSAPALEIANGRSSPTVSSSGTPPVISNIDVLRSPTSTTSITSTSTANSRASPGDSTSNRRSSTKPDRPPVPKTSTSVLRPNAPRLPNPPRSQAPPVPRLPRLSNQTTTTASTTTTTTPATQTTAGSTEAEASSAAPPGNPGPAAVSTGPLPTGWEERKDRNGRSYYVDHTTRTTTWERPQALPSGWERRVDDRGRVYYVDHNTRTTTWLRPDTSLLAAHSHWQQSSHARSQTDFNQRFLYPQQQQQMLESSSSENDVIGPLPDGWEKRVDKTGRVYYVNHKNRTTQWEDPRTQGLMQEDPLPEGWEMRYTGEGVRYFVDHNRRCTTFQDPRGGQKGPKGAYGVPLQYERSFRWKLGQFRYLCQSNQLPSHIKINCSRNTLFEDSFQQIMRMPPFDLRRRLYITFRGEEGLDYGGVAREWFFHLSHEVLNPMYCLFEYASVSNYTLQINPASSVNPEHLMYFKFVGRFIAMALYHSKFIDNGFTLPFYKQMLGKKIVMKDIEILDQEFFNSLNWIKDNDIEECGLEMTFSADFEVLGKIEHHELKEGGDDIPVTESNKLEYLELMTNWRFTRGVESQTKAFLDGFNEVVPLEWLKYFDERELELMLCGMQEIDIDDWEKHTIYRHYTRNSKQVQWFWKFLHEIDNEKRTRLLQFVTGTCRLPVGGFAELMGSNGPQRFCIEKVGKETWLPRSHTCFNRLDLPPYKSYEQLVEKLTFAIEETEGFGQE, encoded by the exons ATGGATGCAAGCAGTACTTATTCACAGCTTAATGTAACAA TCTCACACGCGGAGATAACAAACACACCAGCTCTGTACAGCTCCAAACCGGACCCATACATCGAACTTAGCATTGACGGCCAGTCTGCCAGACGCACGGAGGTCATAAAAAAGAACAGCTCTCCAAAATGGGATGAAATATTCACTGT GCTCGTCACGCCGACAGCAAAACTCTGCTTCAAAGTGCTCAACAAGAATACGTTGCGGACAGACACGGTGCTGGGTGAATGTGAAGTTGATGTCTGTGAGCAGCTTAGAAAGAGTGGGGGAAAAT TCAAATCGTATAAGTTACAACTAGAAGTCAAAGGTGAATTTAAAGGATCTTCACATGATGCTGGTGTTTTAAACATAGTCCTAAATGGAATGGATATTAAATTAGACTCTCTCCCTCCCGTGACCAATGGCTCACCCGCCGGAGGCATTCAAGGGGCAGGAGAAGGTTCTACGCCCTCCGCTCCTGCTCTTGAGATAGCGAATGGACGCAGCTCACCTACAGTTAGCAGTTCTGGCACTCCACCAGTAATATCTAACATAGATGTGCTCAGGTCTCCGACCAGCACTACCAGCATTACTTCTACATCCACGGCTAACTCACGCGCTTCTCCTGGTGACTCTACATCCAACAGACGGTCTTCAACCAAGCCTGATCGACCTCCTGTTCCTAAGACTTCCACCTCTGTGTTGCGTCCAAATGCACCTCGTCTCCCCAATCCCCCGAGATCACAGGCACCACCAGTGCCTCGCTTACCAAGGTTAAGCAACCAGACTACCACTACCGCCTCTACAACAACCACAACTACGCCAGCCACACAGACGACAGCTGGCAGCACAGAGG CTGAGGCAAGTAGTGCTGCTCCACCAGGCAATCCTGGACCAGCCGCTGTCTCAACTGGTCCGCTACCCACTGGATGGGAGGAAAGAAAGGATAGGAATGGAAGGTCCTATTATGTAGACCATACAACCAGGACTACAACTTGGGAGCGTCCGCAGGCCCTTCCCTCTGG TTGGGAAAGGAGAGTGGATGATCGTGGACGAGTTTACTATGTTGATCATAACACTCGTACGACTACATGGTTGCGTCCAGATACCTCATTGCTAGCAGCGCATTCCCATTGGCAGCAGAGCAGTCACGCTCGCAGTCAAACAGATTTCAACCAGCGCTTTCTTTACCCCCAGCAGCAGCAACAAATGCTGGAGAGTAGCTCATCAGAAAATGACGTGATTGGTCCATTGCCCGACGGCTGGGAAAAGCGTGTGGATAAAACAGGAAGG GTTTATTATGTGAACCACAAGAACAGGACGACTCAGTGGGAGGATCCAAGAACACAAGGTCTCATGCAAGAGGATCCTTTACCGGAGGGCTGGGAGATGAGATACACAGGGGAAGGCGTCCGATACTTTGTTGATCATAACAGACGATGTACCACATTCCAAGATCCGCGAGGGGGCCAAAAAGG GCCGAAAGGAGCCTATGGAGTACCCTTGCAGTATGAGAGAAGTTTTAGGTGGAAACTTGGGCAGTTCAGGTACCTCTGCCAGTCGAACCAGCTTCCCAGCCATATCAAAATCAATTGCTCAAGAAATACGTTGTTTGAGGATTCTTTTCAACAG ATTATGCGAATGCCCCCATTTGACCTGCGAAGGAGGTTATATATTACTTTTAGAGGCGAAGAGGGCCTCGATTATGGAGGAGTAGCCAG GGAATGGTTCTTTCATCTATCACACGAAGTTCTTAACCCGATGTACTGCCTCTTTGAGTATGCAAGTGTGAGCAACTATACGCTTCAAATCAATCCAGCTTCTTCAGTCAACCCAGAGCATCTGATGTACTTCAAATTCGTCGGTCGTTTTATTGCCATG GCTCTCTACCACAGCAAGTTTATAGACAATGGCTTCACGCTACCTTTCTACAAGCAAATGCTAGGAAAGAAGATTGTTATGAAAGACATCGAAATCTTAGATCAGGAATTTTTCAATTCTCTAAACTGGATCAA AGATAACGACATCGAAGAGTGTGGCCTTGAGATGACCTTCTCTGCTGACTTTGAAGTGCTTGGTAAAATCGAGCATCATGAACTCAAGGAAGGTGGAGATGATATTCCTGTTACAGAAAGTAACAAACTGGAATATCTAGA GTTGATGACCAACTGGAGATTCACCCGAGGCGTTGAATCGCAGACCAAAGCATTTCTTGACGGTTTCAATGAAGTGGTTCCTCTCGAGTGGCTCAAGTATTTTGATGAGAGAGAGCTTGAG TTGATGCTGTGTGGTATGCAAGAGATAGACATTGATGATTGGGAGAAGCACACTATATACAGACACTATACAAG AAACAGCAAGCAAGTGCAATGGTTTTGGAAATTCCTACATGAAATAGATAATGAGAAGAGAACACGGCTTCTTCAGTTTGTAACTGGCACCTGTAGGCTGCCTGTTGGAGGATTCGCAGAACTAATGG GAAGCAATGGACCTCAGAGATTCTGCATAGAGAAAGTGGGAAAAGAAACTTGGTTACCACGTAGCCATACCTGCTTCAATAGATTGGATTTACCGCCATACAAAAGTTATGAACAATTAGTAGAAAAGTTGACTTTTGCTATTGAAGAAACCGAAGGTTTCGGCCAGGAGTAA
- the LOC137407961 gene encoding zinc finger protein 367-like yields the protein MAMTAKTLPVLHYPKSKPIKPTCSITNASTCKQMSHSSCLDNDVKEKYLTGGVSLINQCCPSSNNTVIQVMCELPVSTQSADGTFCASDQTGCATSSTSGCDTTEKSGDNPSAKTQLVTVLLMTSPTSSVSKSIHNVDNNQQADSGSPVGSPKASPSHDANQNSKYNKIGRPRKSEVEVLKAEGEISTSKMKCLVCKRIFPRVKSLEAHMRIHTGEKPYKCDFPHCDRSFNQGGQLRTHHRLHTGEKPFKCGVASCMNRYAHANRACPDHAESTLKRAPVTSIEAEVDCFPNKDEVARWLYRYGRDHKIDVEILRYDNPVVKAEVMAEMVVLRKYEPEPEQPVTIFKRSISNGQRSSDKQTVRKPKKRKISAKTNEIQGALALIELSEK from the exons ATGGCGATGACAGCCAAAACCCTGCCTGTTCTGCATTATCCAAAGTCGAAACCGATAAAACCCACTTGTTCTATTACTAATGCATCGACGTGTAAACAAATGTCACACAGCAGCTGTTTAGATAATGACGTGAAAGAAAAATATCTGACGGGAGGCGTTTCACTGATTAATCAATGTTGCCCATCATCAAACAACACTGTTATTCAGGTTATGTGTGAATTACCAGTTTCTACTCAATCTGCGGATGGTACATTTTGTGCAAGTGATCAAACGGGTTGTGCTACAAGTTCGACTAGTGGGTGTGATACGACAGAGAAATCTGGTGATAACCCATCCGCCAAAACTCAGCTTGTGACAGTACTTTTAATGACATCACCGACTTCCTCTGTCTCGAAATCTATCCATAATGTTGATAATAACCAGCAAGCCGACTCTGGTTCTCCTGTAGGAAGCCCTAAAGCGTCACCTTCTCATGACGCTAATCAAAActcaaaatataataaaattggaCGTCCGCGTAAATCAGAAGTAGAAGTACTTAAAGCTGAAGGAGAGATATCTACTAGTAAAATGAAATGTTTAGTTTGTAAAAGGATATTTCCAAGAGTTAAATCTTTAGAAGCTCATATGAGAATTCATACAG GAGAAAAACCATACAAATGTGATTTTCCCCATTGCGACAGATCATTTAATCAAGGCGGTCAACTTCGAACTCATCACCGTTTACATACCGGAGAAAAACCTTTTAAATGCGGTGTCGCCTCTTGTATGAACCGCTACGCACATGCCAACCGGGCTTGCCCAGACCACGCTGAATCTACCCTTAAGCGTGCACCTGTGACATCTATAGAAGCTGAAGTTGACTGCTTCCCAAATAAAGATGAAGTAGCTCGTTGGCTCTACAG GTATGGTAGAGACCATAAGATTGATGTGGAAATACTGCGTTATGACAATCCTGTTGTGAAAGCCGAGGTTATGGCAGAAATGGTTGTACTTAGGAAGTATGAACCAGAACCAGAGCAGCCGGTAACTATATTTAAAAGATCAATATCTAATGGTCAGCGTTCATCAGATAAACAGACAGTGAGAAAGCCAAAAAAGCGAAAGATTAGTGCCAAAACCAATGAGATACAGGGCGCCTTGGCATTGATAGAACTGTCGGAAAAGTGA